In Thermodesulfovibrionales bacterium, one DNA window encodes the following:
- a CDS encoding zinc ribbon domain-containing protein, translating into MPIYEYECTTCNERREYIQRFSDAPVTECPSCGGTLRRLISNSSFILKGSGWYI; encoded by the coding sequence ATGCCCATATACGAATATGAATGCACAACCTGTAATGAGAGAAGAGAATATATTCAGAGATTCAGTGATGCACCTGTAACAGAATGTCCTTCCTGTGGAGGGACATTAAGGAGACTTATATCTAACTCTTCCTTTATCCTCAAAGGCTCTGGATGGTATATTA
- a CDS encoding Glu/Leu/Phe/Val dehydrogenase, with product MFFDDIGPQRIEEFYFPKSRLRAIVVIDNTALGPSMGGVRVSPSVTREEVIRLARTMTLKNSIAGLPHGGGKAGIIADPKDTEIEEYFRIFARSIKDIEEYIPGPDMGSNEESMAWVYDEIGRAVGLPEEIGGLPLDRLGATGFGLSVAGEVACKYAGMELRGSRIAIHGFGSVGKAAARFFAQRGGLIVAVADSKGAVYNPEGLDVLKLLKIKEEGGSVINFTGGERLSPEDLFNVSCDILIPAATADVINEKNADSIKARIILEGANIPVTEEAEEYLYKKGITVVPDFIANAGGVIMAAMEYARRTVDEAFRAIESKIRENTELILKRSEKEAISPRKAAVVIARERVLKAMRYRRF from the coding sequence GGTCCATCCATGGGAGGTGTCAGGGTATCTCCTTCAGTTACCAGAGAGGAGGTAATAAGACTTGCAAGGACAATGACATTGAAGAACTCTATCGCAGGACTTCCACATGGCGGTGGAAAAGCAGGTATAATCGCTGATCCAAAAGACACAGAGATAGAAGAATATTTCAGGATATTTGCAAGGTCAATAAAAGATATTGAAGAATACATTCCAGGACCTGATATGGGCAGTAATGAGGAGTCCATGGCATGGGTTTATGATGAGATAGGAAGGGCTGTGGGACTTCCTGAAGAGATAGGAGGCCTTCCCCTTGACAGGCTCGGTGCAACAGGTTTTGGACTTTCGGTGGCAGGTGAGGTTGCCTGTAAATATGCTGGGATGGAGCTAAGGGGTTCAAGGATTGCAATTCATGGATTTGGAAGTGTTGGAAAGGCTGCTGCCAGATTCTTTGCTCAGAGAGGTGGTCTTATTGTTGCAGTTGCTGATTCAAAAGGAGCCGTTTATAACCCGGAGGGTCTCGATGTCTTAAAGCTGCTAAAAATTAAAGAGGAAGGAGGTTCTGTAATTAACTTTACCGGTGGTGAAAGATTGTCACCAGAAGATTTATTTAATGTTTCCTGTGATATCCTTATCCCTGCCGCAACTGCTGATGTAATTAATGAGAAGAATGCAGATTCAATAAAGGCCAGGATAATCCTTGAAGGTGCAAATATTCCTGTTACAGAAGAGGCCGAAGAGTATCTTTATAAAAAAGGTATAACAGTTGTCCCTGATTTTATTGCTAATGCTGGAGGGGTTATCATGGCCGCTATGGAGTACGCAAGGCGGACAGTAGACGAGGCCTTCAGGGCAATTGAAAGTAAGATAAGAGAAAATACAGAACTCATCCTTAAACGCTCTGAGAAAGAGGCGATTTCTCCAAGAAAGGCAGCAGTGGTTATTGCGAGGGAGAGGGTATTGAAGGCTATGAGGTACAGAAGGTTTTGA